One stretch of Dehalobacter sp. DNA includes these proteins:
- a CDS encoding DUF3787 domain-containing protein has product MASNKKKETFMANPVEKHTTAAWDSRFETKKPVSNVGIPGELEVRNAKEYVDSNEK; this is encoded by the coding sequence GTGGCCAGTAATAAAAAGAAGGAAACTTTTATGGCGAACCCTGTTGAGAAACATACTACCGCTGCCTGGGACAGCCGCTTTGAAACAAAGAAGCCTGTATCAAATGTAGGCATTCCCGGAGAACTTGAAGTTCGCAATGCCAAAGAATATGTGGATTCCAACGAAAAATAA